The segment GCGTCGATCATCCCGCCTACTCTTTGCTGCTCAATCGCCTGATGTTCTCCGAGGGCGGCCGCGACGATTCCATCAACGCCGAGCACTACGTCATGCTCGGCAACTTCGACAGCGATCCCGACCGTTTCAGTACCCTACAGGAAATCGCGCGTGTTTTCCTCGCGTCCCTGGATTTGCCGACTCCGGAAGGTCAAGACCACGTCGATCTTGATGCCCTGCTCAACATGCCCGACAACGCCCAGGAACTCGTCGCCGGCGGCTCCCCCGACGAATCCGGTCCCAAGGGTCGCGCTCAGAAGGCTTTGCTCGCCGCTTGGACCGACACCCTCGAGCGCAACGGGGTCATGGCCCACATCATCGCCGCCTACGAAGCCGCCCCCCTGCTGGCCGAGTATTCCCCGACCATCCATGCCCAGCAGCTCAAGAATGCGCTCATCAATCGCACCGAGTGCACCCGCGTCGAGCGCATGCTGGAAGAACACAGTCGCTTCTCGCCCGCCAATTTCGAGGCCGCCTTGCGCCGCCTCGACAACTATCGTGCTGCTGATCGTGCCAAGTTAGCCGGCCGCTTCTTCCGCGATTTCATGCGCTACCACCGCGACCTGCGCAGCCTGGAAGTGCTCAACCGGGCGCTCGACGCCGTCCATCTCATCTCCAACCAGCGCCTGCGCGAGCTTTCCTCCATCAACAACACGCTCTACGAGTTCCTCCTTCCCCAGGAGCAGAAGCCGGCGGAGGAGAAGGTCATCAACCACGTCATCCTCAAGGCCGACGTGCGCGATTCCACCACCCTGACCCGAACCCTCATGGAACGCGGCCTCAATCCGGCCTCCTATTTCAGCCTGAACTTCTACGAACCCGTCAACAAGCTGCTCCCGAAATACCAGGCGACCAAGGTCTTCATTGAAGGCGACGCCGTGATCCTGGCGCTCTTCGGATACGAAGGCCGGCAGGAATTCCCGGTGGCCCGCACCTGCGTCTTGGCCCGCGAGATCATCTCCATCGTCCGTGCCTACAACGACAAGTCGCGCGAGGGCGGCCTGCCCAATCTCGAGCTGGGCATCGGCATCTCCTTCCAGGCTTCCGCCCCCATGTACTTGATGGACGGCAATGCCCGCATCATGATCTCCAAGGCGCTCAACGAGAGCGATCGCCTCTCTTCCTGCAACAAGGGCGCGCGCCGCTGCCTCGCCGATGTCGAAAGCCTTTTCAACGTGTACTCCTTCAAGACCGTCGAGGACGAAGACACCGGCGGCAATCCCGACGAGTTCCTCATGCGCTATAACGTCGGCGGCATCAACATCAACGATGAAGCTTTCCGGGACCTGCAGCAGGAGATCTCGCTCCAATTGCACGAGGTCGAACTTCCCACCCTCTGGGGAAAAGGAATCGTCCGCATCTACAGTGGACTGGTTCCCCTCGGCGGCGGCAGCTTCCATCGCATCGTGGTGCGCGAAGGCCGCATCCCCCGCATTGACGCCAGCGATTTTTCTGTCAAGAGCTGGACCGACCGCCAGTACTATGAGGTCTGCACCAACGAAGCCATCTACGAATACATCGAGGCCCACGCCGCGCCCACCGCCAACTCCGCCCACACCACCGGCGTTTGATTGCTGTCGGCTTTTCTGTTGACCCACGCCCCGGTTGCACCTCCGCCGCCCGGCGCGTACTCTTATCGCGAACTTTCCTCGCGCGCCGTACGTAATGCCTTCCCAAGGAGCTTCCATGCGCTTTCGCGTACTTCCCCTTGTCCTGCTGCTCGCCGCCATGGCATCCGCCCAACAGAAGCCGCCCGTCGCGCCCGTCCGCCCGGTCACCGACGACTACTACGGCACCAAGATTACCGACCCCTATCGCTGGATGGAGAACGTCAAGTCTTCCGAATTCCAGTCCTGGGCCAAGGCGCAGGCCACCTACACCCAGGAGGTGCTTCAGTCCCTGCCCGGCCGCGAAAAGCTGTTCCACCGCATCCAGGAGCTCGATAACGCCGGCATCCAGATCAACTCCTTCCAGGCGTTCGGCGGTCGCTACTTCTACCTGAAGGCCATGCCCGGCGACACCAATCGCAAGCTCTACGTGCGCGAGGCCAAGTCCGGCAAGGAAACCCTGCTCCTCGATCCCGAGAAGCTCACCCAGGGCAACGTCCATTACTCAATTGACTACCTCGCTCCTTCCCTCGACGGTAAGTACCTAGCCTACGGAATCTCGCCCGGCGGTTCCGAGGAGAGCGTCCTCCACATCTTCGACGTGGACTCCGGCAAGCAGCTTCCCGACACCATTGAACGCGCCAACTTCGGCGTTACCGGTTGGCTGCCCGACAACAAGTCGTTTTTCTACGTTCGCCTCAACAAGCTCGGGCCCAACGATCCGCCCACCGCCAAGTATCTCCGCGCCCTGAATTACCTGCACAAGCTCGGCGCCGACCCCGCCAAGGACGAGCCCGTATTCGGCTTCGGCCTCTCCCCGCAAGTCCAGTTTGCCGACACCGATTTCGCCATCGCCGCCTTTGCACCCGGTACCGACTGGATCGCCGGCGTGATTGCCCATGGTGTTCGCAACGAGATCACCCTCTACTATGTCCGCCTCTCCGAGCTGAACGGCGCGAAAACTCCTTGGCGCAAGCTGCTCGATGTGGACGCCGATGTCACCAACGCCGACATTCACGGCGACGACATCTATCTGCTCTCGCACCATAACGCCTCGCGCTACCAGGTTCTGCGCACCAGCCTCAAGCACCCTGACCTCGCTCACGCCCAGGTCGTTTTGCCCGCCGCCGAGCCTGTCCTGCGCGACCTCAAGACCGCCGCCGACGCCCTCTACGTCCAGCAACTCGATGGCGGTATCGGACGAGTCCTGCGCGTTCCCTACGACGGCGGCAAAGCTCAGCAGGTTCCGCTCCCGTTCCAGGGTTCCATCGATCAGCTCTTTGTCGACGAGCGCGCGCCCGGCGCCATCATCCGTACCGAATCCTGGACCCAGCCGCGCGT is part of the Terriglobia bacterium genome and harbors:
- a CDS encoding prolyl oligopeptidase family serine peptidase → MRFRVLPLVLLLAAMASAQQKPPVAPVRPVTDDYYGTKITDPYRWMENVKSSEFQSWAKAQATYTQEVLQSLPGREKLFHRIQELDNAGIQINSFQAFGGRYFYLKAMPGDTNRKLYVREAKSGKETLLLDPEKLTQGNVHYSIDYLAPSLDGKYLAYGISPGGSEESVLHIFDVDSGKQLPDTIERANFGVTGWLPDNKSFFYVRLNKLGPNDPPTAKYLRALNYLHKLGADPAKDEPVFGFGLSPQVQFADTDFAIAAFAPGTDWIAGVIAHGVRNEITLYYVRLSELNGAKTPWRKLLDVDADVTNADIHGDDIYLLSHHNASRYQVLRTSLKHPDLAHAQVVLPAAEPVLRDLKTAADALYVQQLDGGIGRVLRVPYDGGKAQQVPLPFQGSIDQLFVDERAPGAIIRTESWTQPRVTLAYDPKTNQLTDLKLAPPPPVDFSQIEAREVKARSADGTMVPLSIVLKRGTPLNGTAPTILNGYGAYGITQDPGFIPTLLSWLERGGIFAVAHIRGGGEYGEDWHNAGRMLTKQNTISDFIACAEYLIQNKYTSPKKLGIRGGSAGGITVGGSITQRPELFAAAADLVPASDMLRFETSPNGPANVPEFGSIKTKDGFKGLYLMSAYHHIKDKTAYPAVLVTTGINDPRVDSWEAAKMAARLQAATSSGKPVLLRIDYDAGHGFGSTKPQQEQLTADTYSFFLWQFGDPDFQPKPAADSQKGGQ